From one Deinococcus sp. QL22 genomic stretch:
- a CDS encoding beta-galactosidase, with product MPDPGFRKISYGGDWNPEQWDCGVWHEDIRLFREAGIDLLSINIFAWTRLQPDEATFDFAQLDEIVALLHGNGMQVCLGTGTAAHPAWMATRYPDILRVDAQGRKRKFGNRHNSCPSSPTYRHFAPRLAGALAQRYGQHPALALWHISNEFSGTCYCGNCEIRFREWLRAKYGSLDALNHAWNAPFWNQTVTVWDEIVAPNALTVQRDDRHTCMQGLSLDYLRFNSDNLLDSYLLEDRAIREHQPNAVITTNLMGAYRPINYRAWAPHMDVIGWDSYPGRDQPASRTAMLHGLMRGLKNGAPFLLMEQTPSQTNWQPHNALKRPGVMRLQSLQAVAHGADAVMFFQMRRSPGAGEKFHGAVIEHHGRSDTRVFREVAALGAELRQLADLTLGLRLSARAAVWFDWESWWACENSMGPSAALDYVEEVWKVYDALHAANIAVDLVGPASDLSGYRLLAAPVMYLLHPEDVTALHGFVRGGGTLLTTFLSGVADPSDRVFRGGAPGPLRDLLGLWVEEIDALDPQVHNRIVLGQALGELSGSYSCNLLFEIIRTEGAEVMATYGEDFYAGTPALTRHRPGQGQAWHLASSAEPAFLRGLLAHLCQEAGIEPTWPGLPQGVEATMRGEGEARVLFLLNHLEHEVTVPLAVPLRDLLAGVTVQGEVTLPGSGVLIARPQS from the coding sequence ATGCCTGATCCCGGCTTCCGAAAAATTTCTTATGGCGGCGACTGGAATCCCGAGCAGTGGGACTGCGGGGTGTGGCACGAGGATATCCGGCTGTTCCGGGAAGCCGGGATCGATCTGCTGAGTATCAACATCTTCGCCTGGACAAGACTTCAGCCCGACGAGGCCACCTTCGACTTCGCTCAGCTGGACGAGATTGTCGCTCTGCTTCACGGGAACGGAATGCAGGTCTGCCTGGGCACGGGCACCGCCGCGCACCCGGCCTGGATGGCGACCCGATATCCGGACATCCTGCGGGTGGATGCCCAGGGCCGCAAACGCAAGTTCGGCAACCGCCACAATTCCTGTCCCAGCAGCCCGACCTACCGCCACTTCGCGCCCCGGTTGGCGGGTGCACTGGCCCAGCGGTATGGCCAGCACCCGGCGCTGGCGCTGTGGCACATTTCCAACGAGTTCAGTGGAACGTGCTACTGCGGGAACTGCGAGATCCGTTTCCGGGAGTGGCTGCGGGCAAAATACGGATCGCTGGACGCCCTGAACCACGCCTGGAATGCCCCGTTCTGGAACCAGACGGTGACGGTCTGGGACGAAATTGTTGCGCCCAACGCCCTCACGGTGCAGAGAGACGACCGGCACACCTGCATGCAGGGCCTGTCGCTTGACTACCTGCGCTTCAACAGTGACAACCTGCTGGACAGCTACCTGCTGGAAGATCGGGCCATTCGCGAGCACCAGCCGAACGCGGTGATCACCACCAACCTGATGGGCGCTTACCGCCCGATCAACTACCGGGCCTGGGCCCCGCACATGGACGTGATTGGCTGGGATTCCTACCCTGGCCGGGATCAGCCTGCCTCGCGCACGGCCATGCTGCACGGGCTGATGCGCGGTCTGAAGAACGGAGCGCCGTTTCTGCTGATGGAGCAGACGCCCAGCCAGACGAACTGGCAGCCGCACAACGCCCTCAAACGGCCCGGGGTGATGCGGCTTCAGAGCTTACAGGCCGTGGCTCATGGGGCAGACGCAGTGATGTTCTTTCAGATGCGCCGCTCGCCGGGTGCGGGCGAAAAGTTTCACGGCGCGGTCATCGAGCACCATGGACGCAGCGACACGCGGGTTTTCCGGGAAGTGGCCGCGCTCGGAGCGGAACTCCGGCAGCTTGCAGATCTGACGCTGGGGTTACGCCTGTCTGCCCGCGCCGCCGTCTGGTTTGACTGGGAGAGCTGGTGGGCGTGCGAAAACTCGATGGGACCCAGCGCAGCCCTGGACTACGTGGAAGAGGTCTGGAAGGTCTACGACGCCCTGCACGCTGCCAACATCGCGGTGGATCTGGTCGGGCCGGCAAGCGACCTGAGCGGCTACCGCCTCTTGGCCGCGCCCGTGATGTACCTGCTGCATCCAGAAGACGTCACGGCGCTGCACGGCTTTGTGCGTGGGGGAGGCACGCTGCTCACCACCTTCCTGAGTGGCGTGGCCGACCCCAGCGACCGGGTCTTCCGGGGCGGCGCTCCTGGCCCGCTGCGCGACCTGCTTGGGCTGTGGGTCGAAGAAATTGACGCCCTGGATCCACAGGTGCACAACCGGATCGTGCTGGGTCAGGCACTGGGAGAACTGTCCGGGAGCTACAGCTGCAACCTCCTGTTCGAGATCATTCGCACCGAGGGGGCCGAGGTCATGGCGACCTACGGCGAGGACTTCTATGCCGGCACTCCGGCCCTGACCCGCCACCGGCCAGGCCAGGGCCAGGCCTGGCACCTCGCGTCCAGTGCTGAACCGGCTTTCCTGCGCGGTCTGCTCGCACATCTGTGTCAGGAAGCAGGCATCGAACCCACATGGCCGGGGCTGCCCCAGGGTGTGGAGGCCACCATGCGCGGTGAGGGGGAGGCGCGGGTACTGTTCCTCCTCAACCACCTGGAACATGAGGTCACGGTTCCGCTGGCGGTTCCCCTGCGCGATCTGCTCGCGGGCGTGACAGTGCAGGGTGAAGTCACGCTTCCTGGCTCCGGCGTCTTGATCGCCCGACCTCAAAGCTGA
- a CDS encoding GAF domain-containing protein has translation MPNHAVAPLGGPLTFSERLQAVTEALAAVHTQEGVFGLILTPALAALNALAGAVLLVDEPGWQLKMAAAQGEEGAQGVWQDGPLDSSGAVGDALGRHEALFFEHHGALARAYPELEARTGGVAAVATAALPMFLDARPLDALILDFREPHEFTEAEIHFLRTLAAQCAVALGRAHRRPSGRSRVSRASSTGATAPCWTTGAESTCARSWRAAST, from the coding sequence GTGCCCAACCATGCCGTAGCGCCCTTGGGGGGCCCTCTTACCTTCAGCGAACGCCTGCAGGCCGTGACTGAGGCACTTGCTGCCGTCCATACACAGGAGGGCGTATTCGGGCTGATCCTGACGCCCGCTCTGGCCGCTCTGAATGCCCTTGCCGGAGCCGTGCTTCTGGTTGATGAGCCGGGCTGGCAGCTGAAAATGGCGGCCGCCCAGGGAGAGGAGGGCGCTCAGGGGGTGTGGCAGGATGGCCCTCTGGACAGCAGTGGGGCAGTAGGCGACGCCCTGGGACGGCACGAGGCGCTGTTTTTTGAACACCACGGCGCTCTGGCACGGGCCTATCCAGAACTGGAAGCCCGCACGGGTGGCGTGGCCGCCGTCGCCACCGCCGCGCTGCCGATGTTCCTGGATGCGCGGCCTCTGGACGCCCTGATTTTGGATTTCAGGGAGCCGCATGAGTTCACGGAGGCCGAAATCCACTTTCTGCGAACCCTGGCGGCCCAGTGCGCGGTGGCCCTGGGCCGGGCGCACAGGCGCCCATCCGGGCGGTCACGAGTTTCGCGGGCATCATCGACCGGCGCTACGGCACCCTGCTGGACGACCGGGGCCGAGTCTACCTGCGCCAGATCGTGGAGGGCGGCGAGCACATGA